GGCGCGCCGCTCCGATTGCGCGCAGCCCGCCGGCGGCACGGCAGCCGACTCGTCGAATAATTTTTGGATTTGACGCCGAAGGGAGTGCGGCCAATGTTTGTTGAACCTATCTGCAGACACGTTCCGCACTGATTGCCGGGGAGCCGAGAAATGTCGCAAAACTGCACGGCCAAACGCGGCAACCATGCGGCGCAAACCAGCGCGGAAAACACAAAACCTGCGGCATTTCGACCGCGTGCTTCGGCCGCGCTAACGGCGATTTCTTGAGAAAAGCTGGCGGCGAGCGTGACAAAAGGTCCTGGTTTTGTCCGGGAAAAAAATTACCCGAACCATTCGACAAAGTGCGGGCGCCGCTTAGCCATCAGCTACCAGACACCAAACGACCAAGCACCAGCCCGCTCAATACCGAAAGTGCTTGATCTTTTCCCCGCTGGTGCCGATTTCGGTCATCGCTTCGATTCCCAAGTCCAAATGCACGTCGGACCAATTTTCCGTCACGACACGGTCCGACTCTTCGGTTTTAATTCCCTCCGGCGTGAAGGGGGTGTCGGAAACCAGGAGCAAGGCGCCGCGGGCAATTTCGTTATGGTGGCCGACGATGAAAATGGTGGCCGTTTCCATGTCGATGCCGATGCAGGTCATGCGTTTGAGCCGAGCGAGAAAATCGATATCGTGCTCCCACAGCCGGCGGTTGGTGGTATAGATTACCCCGGTGCGATATTCCATTCCGCGGCCCACAATTTTTTCCGAAATGAATTTGTGGAGCTTGAAGGAGGGGAGGGCGGGCACCTCGGGCGGAAAATAATCATCGCTGGTGCCGTCGCCCCGGATGGCGGCAATCGGCAAAATAAAGTGGCCGATTTCGGTCGAAGTTTTTAGTCCGCCACACTTGCCCAAAAACAGCACTCCCTTGGGATGCCGGGCCGAAAGCAAATCCATAATGGTGGCGGCGTTGGCCGAGCCGATGCCGAAGTTCACGATCGACAGCCCGGCGGAATTGGTGGCGGCCTGCATGGGTCGGCCTTGTCCGCAAATATCGCTGTGGAATTTTTCGGCGAAGTGGCTGACGTAGTAATGAAAATTGGTCAGCAGCAC
The genomic region above belongs to Pirellulales bacterium and contains:
- a CDS encoding AMP nucleosidase, which translates into the protein MKDRLEIARNWLPRYTGMPLDQFGDYVLLTNFHYYVSHFAEKFHSDICGQGRPMQAATNSAGLSIVNFGIGSANAATIMDLLSARHPKGVLFLGKCGGLKTSTEIGHFILPIAAIRGDGTSDDYFPPEVPALPSFKLHKFISEKIVGRGMEYRTGVIYTTNRRLWEHDIDFLARLKRMTCIGIDMETATIFIVGHHNEIARGALLLVSDTPFTPEGIKTEESDRVVTENWSDVHLDLGIEAMTEIGTSGEKIKHFRY